GCGCAGGAATAGAAATAATTTTTTTACATTAAGGCACGGTATTTATCTGCCGCCGCGTTTTTACTGACAGACGTCAACCCACTGCGCATCGGTAAGCGCCGCCATCTGGTCTGGCGAAATGCGCACCGCGCTATGGATGGCACCCGCTGCGGGCAGCACTTCGTTAAAGCGCTTCAGGGAGATATCGCAATATACCGGCAGCGGGTATTCAAGACCAAAAGGACAAACGCCGCCGGGGGGATGTCCGGTCCAGTTCAGCACCTCATCGGTAGTTAACATGCGAGCTTTCGCGCCCAACGTCTCTTTTAATTTACGGTTGTCGAGGCGCAGATCGCCGCCGGTCACGATCAGGATAACCTGCTCTTTTACCTTCAGCGACAGGGTCTTGGCAATTTGTCCCGGTACCACTCCATGCGCTTTGGCGGCAAGCTCAACGGTTGCCGTACTCTTATCCAGTTCGATAATGGTGATTTCAGGGGCGCGCTCGGCAAAGAACTGCCGTACAGACTCCAGGCTCATGCTGCTCTCCACAATAAACGAAGCTGACAAAGCTGCCATAATCAACGGAATCTGTAAATGTCAGACGGCGGTAAAACCCGCCGAAAGGAAGGAAAGAGGCTCAGACTGACTTCAGCGTGCAGTCGCCGCAACGATCGACATCAGGCAGACGATAACGCTGACAGCAACTGCGGCGCTGCATTCCGCCATCGCGCGGAATAACGGTGCGGTACAGAGGATTATCGCTGCCGTCCAGCAGATGGCGCGAGAAAAACAGCGCGTGTTCCAGCGCCAGCAGCGTCGCTTCATCCACCCAGCTTTTCATTTCGCCCAGGAACCAATGCATCAGGTAGCCGTTGTTATTCCAGATGAGCTTAGCGTTAATGCCGCCGTGCTGGGCAATACCCTCTACCGCAGGGATCAGGTGGCGCTGGATCAGACGATCGATACGCTGTGGCGCATTCAGATAGTGCGCCTCTTCGTCTTCCCGCACGTCGAGCCAGAATTTTGCCGGGCGTCCGCTCTCATGAAACTGCACATGAAAATGTTGCAGCGAGCAGTCAAGCGCGCGCGTCTCCATTATCAGGGCCAGCATCATCGGCGGCACTATCAGGCCAAAATACCACTGCGCCCACAGGGATTGCAGCGGCTTATCCTCACGCGCCATATCGGCATGGTTGCGATAGATATCATCGCCATAATTCGCCATCAGGCGCGTAAAGTGCGCACTCTGCGCCCATTCGGCCTGGATTAACGTATCGGCAGGCGCGGCTTCGTCCAGCGTAAGAAAGTCAAGAAACCAGGCGCGATGCTCACGGAACAGATTATGCAAAGCGCTGCTAAGCGAGCTGTCGCGCTGCATAAAGATGACCGGGAGTGAACCGTTTTGATAAGCCTGACGCGTAGCAATGGCCATAGGGCTTCCTGTTGTGAGCGACTACCGAACGTAGATAAGAAGACAAATGATAATCGTTCTTGATTGTATCCAGGAAGCAATGCGCTGGCAAGCGGGCGCACAAAAGCTATGTGGCGGCGGCACGTAAAATCAAATAACCCGCTAAATTTTCGGGGTTAACTTTCTAGCCAGCGGTAGCCGGTGGATAAAAAGCGCGGCGGCGAGGTTATGATTAACCTGAACCGCCCGTCATTATTTCATCATGCGCTAATTAAGCTTTTCTGTTATTACGTCAGGGAGAAAGCAGGATGCAAGAATTACGGTAATTTGTATTAAGGTAAAATAAATTATCACCCCTGAATATTTTTTAATTAATGCACTACGTTTTAAATTAAATCAGCGGGCTGAGAAATTGGGGGCGCTTCACAAATTTCATCCCAGGAAAGAATGGTATTTCTGCCCCGGTTTTTTGCTACATATAATGCCCGGTCGGCATTGGCGATTGCCTGTTCGGCATCCTGTTCAATTATTGGCGCAATACCCGCGCTAATGGTTACGTGCGTAGAAACCAGATGGTTAAAATGGTGGGGAATTCCCAGGTCCAGCACATGCTGGCGTATACGTTCGGCCAGCCGCATGGCAATCGCTGCGTTCACGTTGGTTATTAATACCAGAAATTCTTCGCCGCCGTAGCGGGTGACGACGTCGCGCGAACGTACCGCATCGCGTATTGCTACAGATACCCGCGCCAGCGCCTGATCGCCCATCGCGTGACCATAGTTATCGTTGTAGGCTTTGAAGTTATCGATATCGAGCAGCATTACAAAATGGCTACCGGCGTGACTATTCAACAGGCTTTCGAGCCGGTTTTTCAGGCCACGTCGGTTATACAGGCCGGTTAATGGATCGAGCATGCTCAGATCGCTCCAGGTCTGCTTTTCTTCATACAGCTGGAACAGCAGCCGACGCGTGAAATGGTCGCTACGCCGCTGCATCAGGCTTTGCAGCGTAAAGCCGATCAGCGGTAGCGTAATAGTAAACAGCAACGTCAGTGAATGCTGACCGCGATCGAGCGTCAGCACCGCCAGAGAAGGGGGGGCAATATGCAGGCAAAACGCCAGCAGATGTTCGCTCAGAGAGATGGCGCTGATAAAAAAAACGGTCATCAGGCTGATTAACAGAAAGCCGCCATCAAAATAAAAAACCAGTGCGCTTTTATGCACAATCAACCATGCCCACAGCGATCCCATAATAAATGCCGTCAGGGATAATAACGGTCTTTTAGTATCGGGCTGTATCAGGATAAACGCTAACAATAATAAACTTAATGCCACGATAAGCGTTGCTGGCAGAGAAAACGAAAGGTTTTCTCCTTTGTTTATCGGTAACATAAAAAAAGTGAGGTCGCCACGTTTAAAAAAAGAAACAGCATCAAAGACAGGCGATATTTGCTGTGAAGCAATTCTTCATAGGTCTGTAATTTCATTTTTTATGCACTCGGAACGGCCCCGAAAATTCAAAGCGCCACTGCCAGAGTAAAAGTTACCCTGGTGATGATTTTGAGCGGTTATTATTATCTTATTAAATAAGAATAATCCTGGCAATCTACCACTTTATAACTGGTCTGTCATCTTCGTGTATAAAGTTTCATCACAAGATGTGTGCAAAATGATAAAAATTATCATATGATATTGGTAATCATTATCATTTGTGGTGGTGGATATGTTGATGGCAATTATGGCAGCCTGCGGACTGTGGGGTGTAAGCTGGGCGATGGGAAAACGGTTACAGGGGGCGTGGAGCGTTATTTTACCCGGCGCGCTGATGCCGGTTGTGGCCTCAATCAACCTTTCTTTTAGCCAGTGGCGCTGGCTGCTGGTTGTGGCGCTGCTCTCAACGGCGGCAATGCTGTTTCATCATCGGCTGCGTCGTTATCTGTTGTTGCCTTCCTGTATTGTGCTGGCAGGCGTCATGGCGGTGATATCGGTGAATACCGGCGGACTGTAAGCAACCGTGACGGGATGGCAAGTTAACGGGAGTGGATGCGGCTCGTTTACGGAGAAGCAGACAGGGCTGTCGTGCCGGAAGGCGCGAGATATAAACCTGAAGGGATAATAAAAAGAGAGAAAAACGAAGGGATGACAATATTGGTGCGAAGAGAGGGACTTGAACCCTCACGTCCGTTAAGACACTAACACCTGAAGCTAGCGCGTCTACCAATTCCGCCACCTTCGCATAACATTGTCTTCATATCACCGCATTGGTGCGAAGAGAGGGACTTGAACCCTCACGTCCGTTAAGACACTAACACCTGAAGCTAGCGCGTCTACCAATTCCGCCACCTTCGCGCAGATGCTGTGCGATATGAATTTTCGTGGTCTTTGGTGCGAAGAGAGGGACTTGAACCCTCACGTCCGTTAAGACACTAACACCTGAAGCTAGCGCGTCTACCAATTCCGCCACCTTCGCGTTCCAACAATGCTTTGCAGCACTGTAACCACGGAGGCGGATTTTGGAGATTTTTACCGGGGACGTCAACAGATATTTCTTCACTCTGTTGCGTTTGCTGTAAAAAACAGCATATCCCCCGGAAAATGACGTATTAATCGCCGCAGTCCGACTTAGCGGGTGCGGGCTGCGCGTCCCCAGACGGCTCGGTAAACTTTAAAACGTCCGGTTTGCGCCAGCACTTCATGCTGACCGAAGGTTTCATCCAGCGCCTGCGCGTAGGGCAGGAAGGCGTTTGCCACCAGCCGTAGCTCGCCGCCGTTGTTAAGGTGCTGGGCTGCGCCGCGAATCAGAGTGCGGGCCGCATCAAGGCTGGTCTGCATCCCTTCATGGAACGGCGGGTTGGAGATGATCATATCGTAGCGCCCGGTGACGTCTGAATAGACGTTACTGGCGAACACCTCACCTTCCAGCTGGTTTGCGGCCAGCGTCGCCTGACTGGCGGCCAGCGCGGCGGCGTCCACATCGGCCAGCCACAGGCGAACCTTTGGTGAATGGCGA
The sequence above is a segment of the Mixta intestinalis genome. Coding sequences within it:
- a CDS encoding DUF1435 domain-containing protein; protein product: MLMAIMAACGLWGVSWAMGKRLQGAWSVILPGALMPVVASINLSFSQWRWLLVVALLSTAAMLFHHRLRRYLLLPSCIVLAGVMAVISVNTGGL
- the fhuF gene encoding siderophore-iron reductase FhuF, with the protein product MAIATRQAYQNGSLPVIFMQRDSSLSSALHNLFREHRAWFLDFLTLDEAAPADTLIQAEWAQSAHFTRLMANYGDDIYRNHADMAREDKPLQSLWAQWYFGLIVPPMMLALIMETRALDCSLQHFHVQFHESGRPAKFWLDVREDEEAHYLNAPQRIDRLIQRHLIPAVEGIAQHGGINAKLIWNNNGYLMHWFLGEMKSWVDEATLLALEHALFFSRHLLDGSDNPLYRTVIPRDGGMQRRSCCQRYRLPDVDRCGDCTLKSV
- a CDS encoding YbaK/EbsC family protein yields the protein MSLESVRQFFAERAPEITIIELDKSTATVELAAKAHGVVPGQIAKTLSLKVKEQVILIVTGGDLRLDNRKLKETLGAKARMLTTDEVLNWTGHPPGGVCPFGLEYPLPVYCDISLKRFNEVLPAAGAIHSAVRISPDQMAALTDAQWVDVCQ